From Pyrenophora tritici-repentis strain M4 chromosome 1, whole genome shotgun sequence, the proteins below share one genomic window:
- a CDS encoding Arp, Ankyrin repeat protein, translating into MVGWVSPTDYPAQQSDIIGRRQKGTGQWFLDAPEFAKWLGEPKGTLFCPGIPGAGKTMVAAIAIDHLLKSAQSSSLGVAYVYCNYKAKEEQDASSMLAAIVKQLVQGRPSTAEPVERLYKQHADRGTKPSLEEIFGALREVVAMHPTVYIAIDALDECRDSDGTRRLFLARLRDLQAGQDVRLVTTSRFIPQVETEFKQAHRLEVRASNEDVRRFIAGQMYRLPKCIQRDPALQQMVEEKIAEKVDGMFLLARLHIDSLSDKTTAKKVRTTLDNLLKGSAALNDAYEDALQRIKSQLDGHYELAKKVLLWITYARRPLTTAELCCALAVELEEPELDPDNLPDVEDLLSVCAGLVVVDRESAVIRLVHYTTQEYFERIRDTWDPSAPLHITLTCLTYLSFDVFKTGSCSFDKEFDKRLKESKFLDYAANHWGEHIVKVESDACALVYLFLSNSCLVSSATQVLLAPRYKYRGYSQKYPKNSTGLHLAARFGISSTLEKLLSSQGQEKKLVLERKDSYDQALLYLAADNGHYGTTELLLEKGADVNAQGGEYGNALQAASARGHEAIVKLLLDKGADVNAQGGGYGNALQAASAGGHEAIVKLLLNKGADVNAQGGGYGNALQAASAGGHEAIVKLLLNKGADVNAQGGGYGNALQAASAGGHEAIVKLLLNKGADVNAQGGEYGNALQAASAGGHEAIVKLLLDKGADVNAQGGYYGNALQAASARGHEAIVKLLLNKGADVNAQGGGYGNALQAASAGGHEAIVKLLLDKGADVNAQGGGYGNALQAASARGHEAIVKLLLDKGAGVNAQGREYGNALQAASARGHEAIVKLLLDKGADVNAQGGGYGNALQAASARGHEAIVKLLLDKGADVNAQGGGYGNALQAASARGHEAIVKLLLDKGADVNAQGGGYGNALQAASAGGHEAIVKLLLDKGADVNAQGGGYGNALQAASAGGHEAIVKLLLNKGADVNAQGGGYGNALQAASAGGHEAIVKLLLNKGADVNAQGGEYGNALQAASAGGHEAIVKLLLDKGAGVNAQGRVCGNVTYADSI; encoded by the exons ATGGTGGGATGGGTTTCGCCTACCGACTACCCCGCGCAACAATCGGACATCATAGGTCGCAGACAGAAGGGAACGGGCCAGTGGTTTCTCGATGCGCCCGAGTTCGCGAAGTGGCTTGGTGAGCCGAAGGGCACGCTCTTCTGCCCGGGGATTCCCGGCGCCGGCAAGACAATGGTGGCAGCGATCGCGATCGACCACCTCCTAAAGTCTGCGCAGAGCAGCTCGTTGGGAGTTGCGTATGTGTACTGCAACTACAAAGCAAAGGAAGAGCAGGATGCCTCTAGTATGCTGGCAGCTATCGTTAAGCAGCTAGTGCAGGGTCGACCATCGACGGCAGAGCCTGTAGAACGACTATACAAGCAGCATGCCGATCGAGGCACGAAGCCATCGCTTGAGGAGATCTTTGGCGCCCTCCGAGAGGTAGTTGCAATGCACCCCACTGTCTATATTGCGATTGATGCTCTGGATGAGTGTCGAGACAGCGACGGCACTCGCCGCCTGTTTCTAGCCAGACTCCGAGACTTGCAGGCAGGACAAGATGTTCGCCTTGTGACCACCTCGCGGTTTATACCCCAAGTCGAAACTGAATTTAAACAAGCGCACAGGCTCGAAGTCCGAGCTAGCAATGAAGACGTGAGGCGATTTATAGCCGGCCAGATGTACCGACTACCTAAATGCATTCAGCGAGACCCTGCGCTGCAGCAAATGGTGGAAGAGAAAATCGCGGAGAAAGTAGACGGCAT GTTTCTTCTTGCTCGCTTACACATCGATTCTCTGTCAGACAAGACAACGGCGAAGAAGGTTAGGACGACGCTAGACAATCTCTTAAAAGGCTCAGCCGCGCTTAATGATGCATACGAAGACGCTTTGCAGCGAATTAAGAGCCAGTTAGATGGACACTACGAACTAGCCAAGAAAGTCCTGTTGTGGATTACGTACGCAAGGAGACCACTTACTACGGCCGAGCTGTGCTGCGCCCTAGCGGTGGAGCTAGAGGAACCGGAGCTCGATCCCGACAACCTACCTGATGTCGAGGACCTACTATCTGTGTGTGCTGGCCTTGTCGTTGTCGATCGCGAAAGCGCTGTTATCCGTCTTGTGCACTACACTACGCAAGAGTATTTTGAGCGCATCAGAGACACGTGGGACCCTAGTGCCCCGCTGCACATTACCTTAACATGCCTCACTTACCTATCGTTCGATGTTTTCAAAACGGGTAGCTGCTCCTTTGACAAAGAGTTTGATAAAAGGCTTAAAGAGAGCAAGTTCTTAGACTATGCTGCCAATCATTGGGGAGAGCATATTGTGAAGGTGGAGAGCGATGCGTGCGCGCTAGTCTATTTGTTCCTTTCTAATAGCTGCTTAGTTTCGAGCGCTACGCAGGTGCTCTTAGCTCCGAGATATAAGTACCGCGGTTATAGCCAAAAATATCCTAAGAACAGCACAGGATTACATCTTGCAGCACGATTCGGTATATCAAGCACACTAGAAAAGTTACTCTCAAGTCAAGGGCAAGAGAAAAAACTTGTATTAGAACGGAAGGATAGCTACGACCAAGCTCTATTATATCTCGCAGCAGACAACGGACATTATGGGACGACAGAGCTGCTGCTTGAGAAGGGCGCCGACgtcaacgcgcagggtggagaGTACGGTAACGCACTCCAGGCGGCTTCAGCACGAGGCCACGAGGCGATTGTGAAGCTGCTGCTTGACAAGGGCGCCGACgtcaacgcgcagggtggaggctacggcaacgcactcCAGGCGGCTTCAGCAGGAGGCCACGAGGCGATTGTGAAGCTGCTGCTTAACAAGGGCGCCGACgtcaacgcgcagggtggaggctacggcaacgcactcCAGGCGGCTTCAGCAGGAGGCCACGAGGCGATTGTGAAGCTGCTGCTTAACAAGGGCGCCGACgtcaacgcgcagggtggaggctacggcaacgcactcCAGGCGGCTTCAGCAGGAGGCCACGAGGCGATTGTGAAGCTGCTGCTTAACAAGGGCGCCGATgtcaacgcgcagggtggagaGTACGGTAACGCACTCCAGGCGGCTTCAGCAGGAGGCCACGAGGCGATTGTGAAGCTGCTGCTTGACAAGGGCGCCGATgtcaacgcgcagggtggatactacggcaacgcactcCAGGCGGCTTCAGCACGAGGCCACGAGGCGATTGTGAAGCTGCTGCTTAACAAGGGCGCCGACgtcaacgcgcagggtggaggctacggcaacgcactcCAGGCGGCTTCAGCAGGAGGCCACGAGGCGATTGTGAAGCTGCTGCTTGACAAGGGCGCCGACgtcaacgcgcagggtggaggctacggcaacgcactcCAGGCGGCTTCAGCACGAGGCCACGAGGCGATTGTGAAGCTGCTGCTTGACAAGGGCGCCGGTGTCAACGCGCAGGGAAGAGAGTACGGTAACGCACTCCAGGCGGCTTCAGCACGAGGCCACGAGGCGATTGTGAAGCTGCTGCTTGACAAGGGCGCCGACgtcaacgcgcagggtggaggctacggcaacgcactcCAGGCGGCTTCAGCACGAGGCCACGAGGCGATTGTGAAGCTGCTGCTTGACAAGGGCGCCGACgtcaacgcgcagggtggaggctacggcaacgcactcCAGGCGGCTTCAGCACGAGGCCACGAGGCGATTGTGAAGCTGCTGCTTGACAAGGGCGCCGACgtcaacgcgcagggtggaggctacggcaacgcactcCAGGCGGCTTCAGCAGGAGGCCACGAGGCGATTGTGAAGCTGCTGCTTGACAAGGGCGCCGACgtcaacgcgcagggtggaggctacggcaacgcactcCAGGCGGCTTCAGCAGGAGGCCACGAGGCGATTGTGAAGCTGCTGCTTAACAAGGGCGCCGACgtcaacgcgcagggtggaggctacggcaacgcactcCAGGCGGCTTCAGCAGGAGGCCACGAGGCGATTGTGAAGCTGCTGCTTAACAAGGGCGCCGATgtcaacgcgcagggtggagaGTACGGTAACGCACTCCAGGCGGCTTCAGCAGGAGGCCACGAGGCGATTGTGAAGCTGCTGCTTGACAAGGGCGCCGGTGTCAACGCGCAGGGAAGAGTGTGTGGCAATGTAACTTACGCGGATTCAATTTGA